One Pseudoalteromonas espejiana DSM 9414 DNA window includes the following coding sequences:
- a CDS encoding peptidylprolyl isomerase, translating to MKKYLIGSLLVCGSFTSHATIVEMQTSQGVIEINLFDEQAPNTVANFLSYIEDDAYNETVIHRSITDFVIQGGGFTFSDSLDPITTRPAVINEPVLSNVKGTIAMAKLANDENSATSQWFFNMVDNSTTLDIQNGGYTVFGQITAQSQPTLDNISALVHCSDIPVVDITSDQCSSSDVTISSANLVTINSVVVLDDNPASSTGLNPTNNTLIAQEDTSDDAISSTSSGGVLGGFWLLIAFFVSVNRLKRTH from the coding sequence ATGAAAAAGTACCTAATAGGGTCGTTACTTGTATGTGGCAGTTTTACCAGCCACGCTACCATTGTCGAAATGCAAACCTCGCAAGGGGTTATTGAAATTAATTTGTTTGATGAGCAAGCCCCCAATACCGTTGCAAACTTTTTAAGTTATATAGAAGATGATGCTTACAATGAAACGGTTATTCATCGCTCAATTACTGACTTTGTTATTCAGGGCGGCGGCTTTACTTTTTCAGATTCCTTAGACCCAATAACTACAAGGCCAGCAGTGATTAACGAGCCTGTTTTATCAAATGTTAAAGGCACTATAGCCATGGCTAAGCTTGCTAATGATGAAAACAGCGCGACCAGCCAGTGGTTTTTTAACATGGTAGATAATAGCACTACGCTTGATATCCAAAATGGCGGTTATACCGTGTTTGGGCAAATTACAGCACAAAGCCAACCAACGCTCGATAATATATCTGCGTTAGTCCATTGCAGCGATATTCCTGTAGTAGATATCACAAGTGATCAGTGTTCGAGTAGCGATGTAACTATTAGCAGCGCTAATTTAGTCACTATTAATAGTGTCGTGGTTTTAGATGATAACCCTGCATCCTCTACGGGCTTGAATCCAACAAACAATACACTTATTGCGCAAGAAGACACTTCAGATGATGCTATTTCATCAACTAGCTCTGGTGGTGTGCTAGGTGGTTTTTGGTTATTAATAGCATTTTTTGTATCAGTAAACAGATTAAAACGTACACATTAA
- a CDS encoding TonB-dependent receptor — translation MNKLRLSKLTGAVILALGVSTSTMAADTSSAMRGKITTPSGGSAANVKIKVVHQPTGTISELTTNESGTFIANGLRVGGPYMVIIDSDTFNDTTVENIYLNLGETYRLSSQLAPLNIEKIEVSGYKIVQQSGGSSSTFGSDTIENMPSFNRDIKDIARLNPLASINGNGELTFAGSNPRSNGLTVDGIGQNDDFGLSYGGYPTSQPPVALDAIEQISVDVSPFSASKGNFGGGTINAVTKSGTNEFKFSGFYETSTPDIAGDVDSISQVYADGSPVLDDDGHRTYVVEQVEPIQTEKRYGFNVGGPLIDDTLFYFVNYNKWTSELDLDYGFEGSGATNEYDVTEENYNNFLNILSNEYGLTDSLGGDPKDTNESLLVKLSWNINDDHRLDFTYQWQDDKDETNVGTGGSTVSLASSRYTYATKFNNFATKLYSDWNENFSTEIGIAYKDVSSRSLTNSDIGFVKVEEYFRGPAYEFGTDEFRHANSSSTENLTLTFDATYLMDEHEINFGMQYESLNLYNLFAANSLGSWEFDNFEGFQNREVGNFRGAYDFSYSNAFTNNPNDTAYDATRNQLALYIEDTFYVGDDLEVTAGVRYERLSSDDKPTLNENFLNTYGFSNQENLDGLDIILPRIGFKYYATEALTINGGIGRFQGGIPNVWYNNSFQNDGITFVEAPQSAINDYYANNQADITQVPDAIKNTLVQGAGSTNYVDPDFELPSSIRAQVGFEYEFDSELLGDGFKWQAEIAYHKKENEAVWHNTAIQPVGLAADGERVINESIYTGDLADNFDIAMTNSSDDGRSIIISTGLAKEFENGLYVSASYAHQDVTEASSGSSSRAQSNYQYNVTRNRNEDFADRGSYEVEHSFKVNLAYNTEFFSGYATKFNVYFERRSGRPFSYTMGMFTDGDLGDTRDFYSSSAYLAYIPTGADDPNVNWDESKLSWSELETLLNRAGISERGEILGRNSGTQPWVTTMDVSIKQEIPGFAEGHSGEIYFMVDNFANLLNSDWGVEKRLGFSDQAVYDFGGLDDEGRYKIDGRFNGADVRNYSQYQTSSSAWQAKVGISYKF, via the coding sequence ATGAATAAGCTTCGTCTTTCGAAATTAACTGGTGCTGTGATACTAGCACTAGGAGTTTCTACGAGCACAATGGCCGCAGATACTTCATCTGCCATGCGTGGTAAAATTACCACGCCTTCAGGTGGTAGTGCAGCGAACGTTAAAATTAAAGTAGTTCACCAACCAACGGGTACTATTAGTGAACTAACGACTAACGAAAGTGGTACGTTTATCGCTAATGGTTTACGTGTAGGTGGTCCTTACATGGTGATCATCGATTCTGATACGTTTAACGATACGACTGTTGAAAATATCTACTTGAACCTGGGTGAAACTTATCGTTTAAGTTCACAGCTTGCTCCGCTAAACATCGAAAAGATTGAAGTATCTGGTTATAAAATAGTTCAACAATCTGGTGGCTCTAGCAGTACATTTGGCTCTGACACAATTGAAAACATGCCAAGCTTTAACCGTGATATTAAAGATATTGCACGCTTAAACCCGCTTGCCAGCATTAATGGCAATGGCGAGCTAACGTTTGCAGGTAGTAACCCTCGTTCAAATGGTTTAACTGTTGACGGCATAGGCCAAAATGACGATTTTGGTTTAAGTTACGGTGGCTACCCGACCTCACAACCTCCAGTTGCACTTGATGCAATTGAGCAAATTTCTGTTGATGTATCTCCTTTTTCAGCTTCTAAAGGTAACTTTGGTGGCGGTACTATTAATGCCGTAACAAAATCAGGTACTAATGAGTTTAAATTTTCTGGCTTTTATGAAACATCAACTCCTGATATTGCAGGCGATGTAGACAGTATTTCTCAAGTATATGCAGATGGCAGCCCTGTTTTGGATGACGATGGTCATCGCACTTATGTTGTTGAGCAAGTTGAGCCGATTCAAACTGAGAAGCGTTATGGCTTTAATGTTGGTGGCCCATTAATTGATGATACTTTGTTTTACTTTGTAAACTACAACAAGTGGACAAGCGAACTTGACTTAGATTATGGTTTTGAAGGTTCAGGTGCAACGAATGAGTACGACGTAACAGAAGAGAATTACAATAATTTTCTTAACATTTTAAGTAATGAATATGGATTAACTGACTCTTTAGGTGGCGATCCTAAAGACACAAACGAGTCACTACTTGTTAAATTAAGCTGGAACATTAATGATGATCATCGTTTAGATTTCACTTACCAATGGCAAGACGATAAAGACGAAACAAATGTCGGCACTGGCGGCAGTACAGTTAGCTTAGCGTCAAGCCGTTATACTTACGCTACTAAATTCAATAATTTTGCGACAAAATTATATTCAGACTGGAATGAAAACTTCTCAACAGAAATTGGCATTGCTTACAAAGATGTTTCATCTAGAAGCTTAACAAATTCTGATATCGGTTTCGTTAAAGTTGAAGAATACTTCCGTGGTCCTGCTTACGAGTTTGGTACAGACGAATTCCGCCATGCTAACAGCTCTTCTACTGAAAACTTAACACTTACTTTCGATGCTACTTACTTAATGGATGAGCACGAAATTAACTTTGGTATGCAGTATGAGTCACTAAACTTATACAACTTATTTGCTGCCAATTCATTAGGCTCTTGGGAATTTGATAACTTTGAAGGTTTTCAAAACCGTGAAGTGGGTAACTTTCGAGGCGCTTACGACTTTTCTTACAGTAACGCATTTACTAACAACCCAAATGACACTGCATACGATGCAACACGTAACCAGTTAGCACTTTATATTGAAGATACTTTTTATGTTGGTGACGATTTAGAAGTAACAGCAGGCGTTCGTTATGAGCGTTTATCATCAGACGATAAACCAACTTTAAACGAAAACTTTTTAAATACTTACGGCTTTAGCAATCAAGAAAATCTTGATGGTTTAGATATAATTTTACCGCGTATTGGCTTTAAATATTATGCAACTGAAGCATTAACCATTAATGGTGGTATAGGTCGATTCCAAGGTGGTATACCAAACGTTTGGTATAATAACTCATTCCAAAATGATGGTATTACATTTGTAGAAGCACCTCAAAGTGCTATTAATGATTATTACGCCAACAACCAAGCTGATATTACGCAAGTACCTGATGCTATTAAAAACACGTTAGTTCAAGGTGCGGGTAGCACAAACTATGTAGACCCTGATTTTGAGCTTCCGTCAAGCATTCGTGCTCAAGTTGGTTTCGAATACGAGTTTGACTCAGAGTTGCTTGGCGATGGCTTCAAATGGCAGGCTGAAATTGCTTACCATAAAAAAGAGAATGAGGCAGTATGGCATAATACAGCTATCCAACCTGTTGGCTTAGCTGCCGATGGGGAACGGGTAATAAACGAAAGTATTTATACCGGCGACCTTGCTGATAACTTTGATATTGCAATGACTAACTCATCTGACGATGGCCGTTCAATTATTATCTCAACGGGTCTTGCAAAAGAATTTGAAAATGGCCTTTACGTTTCAGCAAGCTACGCACACCAAGACGTAACTGAAGCATCTTCAGGTTCATCTTCTCGAGCTCAAAGTAACTACCAATACAACGTTACACGAAACCGTAATGAAGACTTTGCAGATCGTGGTTCATACGAAGTAGAGCACAGCTTTAAAGTTAATTTAGCGTATAACACTGAATTTTTCAGTGGCTATGCAACTAAGTTTAACGTGTATTTTGAGCGCCGCTCTGGCCGTCCATTTAGCTACACTATGGGCATGTTTACCGACGGTGACTTAGGCGATACTCGAGACTTCTACTCAAGCTCAGCTTACTTAGCTTATATACCTACAGGTGCTGATGATCCTAATGTAAATTGGGATGAGTCTAAATTGTCTTGGAGTGAACTAGAAACGCTTCTAAATCGTGCTGGTATCTCCGAGCGTGGTGAGATTTTAGGTCGTAACTCAGGCACTCAACCTTGGGTAACTACTATGGATGTAAGCATCAAACAAGAAATTCCTGGGTTTGCTGAAGGTCACAGTGGTGAGATTTACTTCATGGTTGATAACTTCGCAAACTTATTAAACAGTGATTGGGGCGTAGAAAAACGCTTAGGTTTCTCTGACCAAGCTGTTTATGATTTTGGTGGTTTAGATGACGAAGGACGCTATAAAATTGATGGCCGATTCAACGGTGCTGACGTTCGTAATTACAGCCAATACCAAACGAGTTCATCTGCATGGCAGGCTAAAGTTGGTATAAGTTATAAGTTCTAA
- a CDS encoding MAPEG family protein, with the protein MEKTIILAMFAQVTLSLIVMLIMGKRRFAAAKNKQLQFSDFKTMRLDSAGDSVRVADRNFTNQFEIPVLFYAGCLIALQLNSASYLIAALACLFVLTRIIHTIIHIGSNNIRMRFNVFLLGCASVFALWLAVIWRIMLF; encoded by the coding sequence ATGGAAAAAACAATAATACTCGCCATGTTTGCTCAAGTGACGTTGTCACTCATTGTTATGCTTATCATGGGGAAAAGACGCTTTGCTGCAGCAAAAAACAAGCAATTACAGTTTAGTGACTTTAAAACTATGCGCCTTGATAGCGCCGGAGACTCAGTACGGGTAGCTGATAGAAACTTTACCAACCAGTTTGAAATTCCAGTGCTTTTTTATGCAGGTTGCCTAATTGCACTGCAACTAAATAGCGCGAGCTACTTAATTGCAGCATTAGCGTGCTTATTTGTACTTACGCGAATCATCCACACCATTATTCATATTGGTAGTAATAACATTAGAATGCGTTTTAATGTGTTTTTACTTGGTTGCGCCAGTGTGTTTGCACTGTGGCTGGCTGTTATTTGGCGAATTATGTTGTTTTAA
- a CDS encoding S1/P1 nuclease: protein MRSNIKHSIFSALLVSAVFTSNNSYAWGQNGHRIVGKVAELHISETTKATIKPYLDGESLAQISTWPDEMRSAPGEFWQKKSSRWHYINAAPGKSFSFNHEHTKNKESVSNILEGIHYSMQTLTDTNSTLDAKQFSLRFLVHLVGDSHQPFHAGRGEDRGGNRIKVSFFNEETNLHSLWDTKLVENENLSFTEYAQFIDTNNSELIAQYLQSSPKTWVEESHNLATKIYKYTNDEVGYSYIYNNTPIVKTRLQQAGIRLAGLLNALFDPAAKELETALVFEKKQTN, encoded by the coding sequence ATGCGTAGCAATATAAAACATTCGATTTTTTCCGCATTGTTAGTCAGTGCAGTTTTCACAAGCAATAATTCATATGCTTGGGGTCAAAATGGTCATCGTATAGTAGGTAAGGTTGCAGAACTTCACATAAGCGAGACAACTAAAGCAACAATTAAACCTTATCTAGATGGTGAGTCACTTGCTCAAATATCAACGTGGCCTGATGAAATGCGCTCTGCTCCTGGCGAGTTTTGGCAAAAAAAATCTTCTCGCTGGCATTACATAAATGCAGCACCGGGTAAATCTTTCAGTTTTAATCACGAACATACAAAAAATAAAGAATCTGTAAGTAATATCCTTGAGGGTATTCACTACTCAATGCAAACACTTACAGATACCAACAGCACTTTAGATGCTAAACAATTTAGCTTACGCTTTTTAGTACATTTGGTAGGTGATAGTCATCAGCCATTTCATGCAGGTAGAGGTGAAGACAGAGGTGGTAACCGTATAAAGGTTTCTTTTTTTAATGAAGAAACAAATCTTCACAGCCTTTGGGATACAAAGCTAGTTGAAAACGAAAACCTGTCGTTCACTGAGTACGCACAATTTATCGATACTAATAACAGTGAGTTAATTGCACAGTATTTACAAAGCTCTCCTAAAACCTGGGTTGAAGAGTCACACAACTTAGCAACAAAAATTTATAAGTATACCAACGACGAAGTTGGCTACAGCTACATTTATAACAATACGCCCATCGTAAAAACGCGCTTACAACAAGCGGGTATTCGATTAGCTGGGTTATTAAATGCTCTATTTGACCCTGCTGCAAAAGAGTTAGAAACAGCTTTAGTTTTTGAAAAGAAGCAAACTAACTAG
- the ushA gene encoding bifunctional UDP-sugar hydrolase/5'-nucleotidase UshA — MRIIILFSLVLSVIACTSSPINTAVEPQYITILHTNDNHGRFWHNEKGEYGMAARKTLIDSLRNKAKQQGHAVLLLSGGDINTGIPESDLQHAEPDFKGMSLLGYDAMAIGNHEFDNPLSVLSKQQKWATFPLLSANIFDKATGEHAFQSYKVFEQNGLKVAVIGLTTTDTAKIANPQYIGHLEFRNPVDVTSQLAEEINEKHNPDITIALTHMGHYVDGKFGINAPGDVTLARALPTNTLDMIIGGHSQEPVCMAAKNTNDDNFKPGLACKPDQQNGTWIMQAHEWGKYVGKAEFKLEGDTLTLLDYKLMPVNLYVDKVQADGSTKAVLANEYIKPDPKLKAFLSVYQEKGAKQIAGPIGSVNARLEGDRNKVRYQQTNLARVIIQAQMNVVNADFGLISGGGIRSSIEAGEVSYKDVLKVHPFKNRITYMDWQGSDLWNYLNTVTSFPPDAGAYLQYHKLSFERKNGQLVNVAINGQPLNKNKTYRMSLNSYNASGGDGYPALTNKKGFVSTDQTDAQALQDFISKNSPLNAAEFTPK; from the coding sequence ATGCGTATAATTATTTTATTCTCACTTGTTTTAAGTGTAATAGCCTGCACTAGTTCACCAATAAATACGGCGGTAGAGCCACAGTATATTACTATACTCCACACCAATGATAACCATGGGCGCTTTTGGCATAACGAAAAAGGCGAGTATGGCATGGCTGCACGTAAAACCTTAATTGACTCACTGCGCAATAAGGCCAAGCAACAGGGGCATGCTGTGTTACTTCTCTCTGGTGGCGATATAAATACAGGTATTCCAGAGTCAGACTTACAACATGCGGAGCCCGACTTTAAGGGAATGTCGTTACTGGGTTATGATGCCATGGCTATTGGTAACCATGAGTTTGATAACCCACTGAGCGTGTTAAGTAAGCAGCAAAAGTGGGCAACGTTTCCTCTGTTATCGGCAAATATTTTTGACAAAGCAACGGGCGAACACGCATTTCAGAGCTATAAAGTGTTTGAACAAAATGGCTTGAAAGTTGCCGTTATAGGTTTAACAACCACAGATACTGCTAAAATTGCTAACCCTCAATACATAGGCCATTTAGAGTTTAGAAACCCTGTTGATGTTACTTCGCAATTAGCCGAAGAAATAAACGAAAAGCATAACCCTGACATCACCATTGCATTAACCCATATGGGCCATTATGTAGATGGTAAGTTTGGTATTAACGCGCCGGGCGATGTAACACTTGCACGCGCTTTGCCAACTAACACGTTAGATATGATTATTGGTGGGCACTCGCAAGAACCCGTTTGTATGGCTGCAAAAAATACAAACGACGACAACTTTAAGCCTGGCTTAGCCTGTAAACCCGACCAACAAAATGGCACTTGGATCATGCAAGCCCATGAATGGGGCAAATATGTAGGTAAAGCAGAATTTAAGCTTGAAGGCGACACACTAACTTTACTTGATTACAAACTAATGCCAGTAAATTTATATGTAGATAAAGTGCAAGCAGATGGGTCAACCAAAGCGGTACTGGCTAATGAGTACATAAAACCAGATCCAAAACTAAAAGCCTTTTTATCGGTATATCAAGAAAAAGGTGCTAAGCAAATTGCAGGACCAATTGGTTCTGTAAATGCGCGCCTAGAAGGTGATAGAAACAAAGTACGTTATCAACAAACTAATCTTGCACGCGTAATTATTCAGGCTCAAATGAACGTAGTTAATGCCGATTTTGGACTAATAAGTGGCGGTGGTATTCGCAGTTCAATAGAAGCTGGCGAAGTAAGTTATAAAGATGTTTTAAAAGTACATCCTTTTAAAAACCGTATCACTTATATGGACTGGCAAGGCAGTGATTTATGGAATTACTTAAATACTGTAACGAGCTTCCCACCGGATGCAGGTGCTTATTTACAGTATCATAAGCTATCGTTTGAACGTAAAAATGGCCAGCTAGTTAATGTAGCTATTAATGGCCAACCATTAAATAAGAATAAAACTTACCGCATGAGTCTAAATAGCTATAACGCATCAGGCGGTGATGGTTACCCTGCGCTTACGAATAAAAAAGGCTTTGTTAGTACTGACCAAACAGATGCTCAGGCGCTACAAGACTTTATATCAAAAAACAGCCCCCTTAATGCGGCTGAATTTACCCCTAAATAA
- a CDS encoding MarR family winged helix-turn-helix transcriptional regulator has translation MSKDLNEFLPYQLNQLATKISDDFALVYQQKYDLTIAQWRVIANLAQFGQNSAKDLCSLANMDKSTVSRAVKVLVNKNLVYSKLNENDKRAALLVLSEQGESLHSRIAIEANNWEKQLLNELSDNEYQVLNTVIEKLNSKLKI, from the coding sequence ATGAGTAAAGATTTAAATGAATTTTTGCCTTATCAGCTAAACCAATTGGCAACTAAAATTAGTGATGACTTTGCCCTCGTATATCAACAAAAGTACGATTTAACCATTGCACAATGGCGGGTAATAGCTAATTTAGCGCAGTTTGGTCAAAATAGTGCTAAGGATTTGTGTTCATTGGCTAATATGGATAAGTCCACTGTATCTAGAGCTGTGAAAGTACTTGTTAATAAAAATTTAGTTTATAGTAAGCTTAATGAAAATGATAAACGCGCAGCATTGCTTGTGTTAAGTGAGCAAGGTGAATCTTTACACTCTAGAATTGCGATTGAAGCAAATAATTGGGAAAAGCAATTATTGAATGAGCTGTCTGATAATGAATACCAAGTATTAAATACTGTAATTGAAAAGCTAAATAGTAAATTAAAGATATAA
- a CDS encoding insulinase family protein gives MKKIIGFSAIALAVLSGCSNTSSTSGAPAASLLSDTLVVSPNDTREYKTLKLANEIDVILVSDPSAEKSAASLSVGVGLLHDPMMQQGMAHYLEHMLFLGTERYPDTKGYSDFMTKNGGVNNAYTWLDITNYMFKINNDAFDEGLDRFADFFKAPKLYPEYTDKEKNAVNAEWSMRREMDFFGQFKLARKMMGDHPANRFLIGNLETLGDKKGSSLHKETVDFYNKYYSSNIMKVALISNLPIAEMEQKAQKYFADIKNKNIEKPSVTAELDFDKAGGKRVFYSPNEDVKQLQLEFTINNNSDEFALKPNRYVAYLLSNEMQGSPAQVLRDKGWVSQLTATPSPSQYGNYGSLNVSMELTDEGMKNRETIVATIMQYIDLIKEEGVDSKYFNEIKTSLSNQFKFLEKGDEFSYVSALTGSMQDYPLNHVIDAPYYYAKFDASAINSVLEQLNPKTLRVWYISQQEETDSQLHFYDGKYRINDISDDEIASWKKPSEFKLALPSVNNLLPESFAIKTKAFKEQKHPVLAYDKNGVKVWRQASQKFAEQPKGLVEVYINTQPGLTDINAEVLYSVWADLYNIQQSQLSTEAAIAGMSVSLAPSNGLVLSMSGFTDKQDVLLKQALSGLKADVTAQALSQAIDRYKRGLLNQQKQFPYAQAFGAYSKLIRTGSFDTDALINAAESLSVADLNNLKTATFAKNDLRVFSYGNYNQQDIDAIAGELSATLESNHTHSEFARSKAWLPQPGETLVLQKDIDVADVAVVDMTVHPVAGYKQKAQAAVLQGHFRTVAFDKMRTEEQLAYAVGALARPIEDYSAIGLFIQTPVKGPKEIQARFDQFKKEYAVELDNMSTDTFEQLKNATLVSLKEQPKNLSDEMSPLITDWYRENFKFDSKQKLIDEVEQVTLADIKQYYKQTMLNPQAARLNVQLRGTKFIESDFADLPNQTKITTLDAYYNGIKLQK, from the coding sequence ATGAAAAAAATTATTGGCTTTAGTGCTATTGCCTTAGCAGTTTTAAGTGGTTGTTCTAATACTTCATCGACTTCTGGAGCGCCTGCGGCTTCATTACTTTCCGATACTTTAGTGGTCAGCCCAAACGATACGCGTGAATATAAAACACTTAAATTAGCAAACGAGATTGACGTTATTTTAGTTTCAGACCCAAGCGCCGAAAAATCAGCAGCTTCTTTAAGTGTAGGGGTAGGTTTACTGCACGACCCAATGATGCAACAAGGTATGGCGCATTATTTAGAGCATATGCTGTTTTTAGGCACTGAGCGTTACCCAGATACCAAAGGGTATTCTGATTTTATGACCAAAAATGGTGGGGTTAATAACGCCTATACTTGGCTCGATATTACCAACTATATGTTTAAAATTAATAACGATGCCTTTGATGAAGGACTAGACCGTTTTGCTGACTTTTTTAAAGCCCCAAAGCTCTACCCAGAGTATACAGATAAAGAAAAAAACGCGGTAAACGCAGAGTGGTCAATGCGCCGAGAAATGGACTTTTTTGGGCAATTTAAACTTGCCCGTAAAATGATGGGCGATCACCCCGCTAACCGTTTTTTAATTGGTAACCTAGAAACACTTGGCGATAAAAAAGGCAGCTCGCTGCACAAAGAAACTGTCGACTTTTACAATAAGTACTACTCATCAAATATAATGAAAGTGGCGCTTATTTCTAACTTGCCAATTGCTGAAATGGAACAAAAAGCGCAAAAGTACTTTGCTGATATAAAAAATAAAAATATCGAAAAACCAAGTGTTACGGCTGAACTTGATTTTGATAAGGCTGGAGGTAAACGCGTATTCTATTCACCTAATGAAGATGTAAAACAGCTGCAGCTAGAGTTCACAATTAACAACAATAGTGATGAGTTTGCACTTAAACCTAATCGTTATGTTGCTTATTTATTAAGTAACGAAATGCAAGGTAGCCCCGCGCAAGTTTTACGTGATAAAGGCTGGGTATCGCAGTTAACAGCGACGCCATCACCAAGCCAATATGGTAACTATGGTTCACTTAATGTGTCTATGGAATTAACCGACGAGGGCATGAAAAATCGTGAGACGATAGTTGCGACTATCATGCAATACATCGACTTAATTAAAGAAGAAGGTGTAGATAGTAAGTACTTTAACGAAATTAAAACGTCGCTAAGCAATCAGTTTAAATTTTTAGAAAAGGGCGACGAATTTAGCTATGTAAGCGCGCTTACGGGTAGCATGCAAGACTACCCACTAAATCACGTAATTGATGCTCCTTACTATTATGCTAAGTTTGATGCCAGCGCAATTAATAGTGTGCTTGAGCAGTTAAATCCAAAAACGTTGCGCGTTTGGTATATATCTCAACAAGAAGAAACAGACTCGCAATTACATTTTTATGATGGCAAATATCGCATTAACGACATTAGCGATGATGAAATTGCCAGTTGGAAAAAGCCAAGTGAATTTAAATTAGCACTGCCTAGTGTAAACAACTTACTACCTGAGAGCTTTGCAATTAAAACTAAAGCGTTTAAAGAGCAAAAGCACCCAGTATTAGCTTATGATAAAAACGGCGTGAAAGTATGGCGCCAAGCAAGCCAAAAGTTTGCAGAGCAACCAAAAGGTCTTGTTGAGGTATACATAAACACTCAACCTGGTTTAACTGATATAAACGCTGAGGTGCTTTATTCGGTATGGGCTGACTTATACAACATACAGCAAAGTCAGTTAAGCACTGAAGCTGCTATAGCGGGTATGAGTGTAAGCCTTGCGCCAAGTAACGGCCTTGTATTATCAATGAGTGGCTTTACTGATAAACAAGACGTATTACTTAAACAAGCGCTTAGCGGTTTAAAAGCTGATGTTACTGCACAAGCACTTAGCCAAGCAATTGATCGCTACAAACGTGGTTTACTTAACCAACAAAAGCAGTTTCCGTATGCGCAAGCATTTGGCGCTTATTCAAAACTTATTCGCACCGGTAGTTTTGATACAGACGCACTCATAAACGCGGCTGAGTCATTATCTGTTGCTGATTTAAATAATTTAAAAACAGCAACTTTTGCTAAAAACGATTTACGCGTGTTTAGTTATGGTAACTATAACCAGCAAGATATTGATGCAATAGCTGGCGAATTAAGCGCTACGCTTGAAAGTAATCATACGCACAGTGAGTTTGCGCGCAGCAAAGCATGGTTACCGCAACCAGGCGAAACACTGGTACTTCAAAAAGATATTGATGTTGCCGATGTAGCCGTTGTTGATATGACCGTACACCCTGTAGCCGGTTATAAACAAAAGGCGCAAGCTGCCGTATTACAAGGGCACTTTAGAACAGTTGCGTTTGATAAAATGCGCACTGAAGAGCAACTAGCTTACGCTGTAGGTGCATTAGCTCGCCCAATAGAAGATTACTCAGCCATTGGCTTATTTATTCAGACCCCGGTTAAAGGGCCAAAAGAGATACAAGCACGCTTTGATCAATTTAAAAAAGAGTACGCGGTAGAGCTTGATAACATGAGCACTGATACATTCGAGCAGCTTAAAAACGCGACGTTAGTATCACTAAAAGAGCAGCCTAAAAATTTAAGCGACGAAATGAGCCCGCTTATAACAGACTGGTACCGCGAAAACTTTAAATTTGATTCAAAGCAAAAGCTGATTGATGAAGTAGAACAAGTAACGCTTGCAGATATAAAACAGTACTACAAGCAAACCATGCTAAACCCTCAAGCTGCGCGTTTAAATGTACAGCTGCGTGGTACTAAGTTTATTGAAAGTGACTTTGCTGATTTACCTAATCAAACAAAAATCACTACGCTTGACGCTTATTACAATGGCATTAAGTTACAAAAATAA